A genomic window from Trueperaceae bacterium includes:
- the mgtE gene encoding magnesium transporter — protein sequence MPEDVTVDPRALADEVRDVVAARRLAAVRGLLADLTVHDVAEVFRHLDHDVEAVAFRVLPRELARQVFEYLEIDDQEALMRSMAESEVAEVLNGMSPDDRTALLEELPGAVTKRLLNLLDERERRVAKQLLGYPEESIGRLMTPDYVAVKPHWTVARALEHVRVYGKDSETLNVVYVTGPGGVLVDDLRMRELLLVDPETRISDLMDQRFVALRASDDQEVAVAEFRKLDRSALPVTDSQGVLVGIVTVDDVLDVAAEEATEDIQMLGGVSALDEPYLKTSLGGIIRKRAFWLVLLFLGQTLTATAMGLFESEIADAVVLALFLPLIISSGGNSGSQAAALVTRAMALGEVTVRDWWRIARRELVAGLTLGVLLGGLGFLRVAIWGALLDAYGPLWPLIGLVVFLALVGVVMWGSLVGSLLPIFLKRLGADPAASSTPFVATIVDVVGIVVFFFIAKAVLTGTLL from the coding sequence ATGCCGGAGGACGTGACCGTCGACCCACGCGCGCTCGCCGACGAGGTGAGGGACGTCGTCGCCGCCAGGCGCCTGGCGGCGGTGCGCGGCCTCCTCGCCGACCTCACCGTGCACGACGTGGCGGAGGTGTTCCGCCACCTCGACCACGACGTCGAGGCCGTCGCGTTCCGCGTCCTGCCCCGCGAGCTGGCGCGCCAGGTGTTCGAGTACCTCGAGATCGACGACCAGGAGGCGCTCATGCGGAGCATGGCGGAGAGCGAGGTCGCCGAGGTGCTCAACGGCATGTCGCCCGACGACCGCACGGCCCTGCTCGAGGAGCTGCCCGGCGCGGTCACGAAGCGCCTGCTCAACCTCCTCGACGAGCGCGAGCGCCGCGTGGCCAAGCAGCTCCTCGGCTACCCGGAGGAGTCGATCGGCCGCCTGATGACCCCGGACTACGTGGCCGTGAAGCCGCACTGGACGGTCGCCCGCGCCCTCGAGCACGTGCGGGTCTACGGCAAGGACTCGGAGACGCTGAACGTCGTCTACGTCACCGGGCCAGGCGGCGTGCTCGTCGACGACCTGCGCATGCGCGAGCTGCTGCTGGTCGACCCGGAGACGCGGATCTCCGACCTGATGGACCAGCGCTTCGTCGCGCTGCGGGCCTCCGACGACCAGGAGGTCGCCGTCGCCGAGTTCCGCAAGCTCGACCGCTCGGCGCTGCCCGTCACCGACAGCCAGGGCGTCCTGGTGGGGATCGTCACCGTCGACGACGTGCTCGACGTGGCCGCCGAGGAGGCCACAGAGGACATCCAGATGCTCGGCGGCGTGTCCGCGCTCGACGAGCCCTACCTGAAGACGTCGCTGGGCGGGATCATCAGGAAGCGCGCCTTCTGGCTGGTGCTCTTGTTCCTCGGCCAGACGCTCACGGCCACGGCCATGGGGCTGTTCGAGTCGGAGATCGCCGACGCGGTCGTGCTGGCGCTGTTCCTGCCGCTGATCATCTCCTCGGGGGGCAACTCGGGCTCGCAGGCCGCGGCCCTGGTCACGCGCGCGATGGCCCTCGGCGAGGTGACGGTGCGCGACTGGTGGCGCATCGCTCGACGCGAGCTCGTCGCCGGCCTGACGCTCGGCGTGCTCCTCGGCGGGCTCGGCTTCCTGCGCGTGGCGATATGGGGCGCGCTCCTCGACGCCTACGGGCCGCTGTGGCCGCTGATCGGGCTCGTCGTCTTCCTGGCGCTGGTGGGCGTCGTGATGTGGGGCTCCCTCGTCGGGTCGCTGCTGCCCATCTTCCTCAAGCGT